The following coding sequences lie in one bacterium genomic window:
- a CDS encoding shikimate kinase — protein sequence MAIVYLCGLPGSGKSTIGPMLAELRGQPFIDLDQLIEERAGMKIPAIFLKLGEQRFRDFENISLVQAASRGDSVIALGGGALEREENRDVIGASGLLVYLHAPIELIAARTLHQTGRPLLPDGQSLAERIATLADLLGRRKALFDEAPLTFPVNDPDPRQTALMIFETIDGLV from the coding sequence GTGGCAATAGTCTACTTGTGTGGACTGCCCGGTTCGGGCAAGAGTACGATCGGGCCGATGCTTGCCGAGTTGCGCGGTCAACCCTTTATCGACTTGGATCAATTGATAGAAGAACGCGCCGGAATGAAGATTCCGGCGATTTTTCTTAAACTTGGAGAGCAAAGATTCCGTGATTTTGAGAACATCTCCCTCGTGCAAGCCGCATCGCGTGGCGACAGTGTGATCGCTTTGGGCGGCGGCGCGTTGGAACGCGAAGAGAACCGCGATGTGATCGGTGCAAGCGGCTTGCTGGTCTATTTACATGCACCGATAGAACTCATCGCTGCGCGGACGCTGCATCAGACCGGGCGTCCGTTGCTGCCGGACGGGCAATCGCTTGCCGAGCGAATCGCAACGCTGGCGGACCTGCTCGGGCGCCGCAAGGCCCTGTTTGACGAAGCGCCCTTAACTTTCCCGGTCAATGACCCGGATCCCCGACAAACTGCTCTGATGATCTTTGAGACCATTGATGGACTCGTTTGA
- the aroF gene encoding 3-deoxy-7-phosphoheptulonate synthase, translated as MPRDSKSRTSDPKNISLTNEPSSSERPSHFVENALWDQPSYYRVLRRSHPANTIVGVRGVAVGGTELTVMAGPCAVESPQQLIAAAEHAAAGGAHLLRGGAFKLRTSPYSFSGLGEAALKLLSEARRVSGLPIVTEVVDEESVLLAAAHADMLQIGTRNMHNYVLLKQAAATGKPILLKRGMAATLEEFLNAAEYIMAAGNDQVVLCERGIRTFSDFTRNTLDLNIVPALKQLSHLPVITDPSHGTGRRDLVAPMARASIAAGADGVLLEMHPDPEKALSDGYQSLDPDEFTELVSDLARLAPIVGRTLSVRGK; from the coding sequence ATGCCCCGCGATTCAAAATCCCGTACTTCTGACCCCAAGAATATCAGCTTGACCAACGAGCCCTCCTCGTCTGAGCGCCCCTCACACTTTGTCGAAAATGCGCTCTGGGATCAGCCGAGCTACTACCGAGTGCTGCGGCGCTCCCACCCTGCAAATACTATTGTAGGTGTGCGCGGCGTGGCGGTCGGCGGAACCGAACTGACCGTCATGGCCGGACCGTGCGCAGTCGAGTCGCCGCAACAGCTGATTGCTGCCGCGGAGCATGCTGCTGCAGGGGGAGCACACCTGTTACGTGGAGGAGCTTTTAAGCTGCGCACGTCACCCTATTCGTTTTCAGGTTTGGGCGAAGCCGCGTTAAAACTGCTGTCGGAAGCGCGCCGTGTTTCCGGTCTGCCGATCGTTACTGAAGTTGTGGATGAAGAGAGTGTGCTGCTTGCCGCCGCGCACGCAGACATGCTGCAAATCGGGACCCGCAATATGCACAACTACGTGCTCTTGAAGCAAGCCGCGGCAACGGGCAAACCGATTCTTCTGAAACGGGGGATGGCCGCAACTCTGGAAGAATTCCTGAATGCTGCCGAGTACATCATGGCCGCAGGAAATGACCAAGTCGTGCTTTGTGAACGCGGAATTCGCACGTTTTCGGACTTCACGCGAAACACTCTTGACTTGAACATCGTTCCAGCCCTGAAACAGCTCTCGCATTTACCGGTCATAACCGATCCCTCGCACGGCACCGGCCGCCGCGACTTGGTGGCTCCAATGGCCCGTGCGTCGATCGCTGCCGGCGCGGACGGCGTGCTCTTGGAAATGCACCCCGATCCCGAGAAGGCTCTGTCGGACGGTTATCAATCGCTCGACCCCGATGAATTTACCGAACTTGTTTCGGATCTCGCACGTCTTGCCCCGATTGTTGGGCGCACCTTGAGTGTTCGTGGAAAATAA
- a CDS encoding response regulator has translation MKVLAVDDDRVTLMTLERLLSKFGYETLTAMNGTEALRCFLEHKPRILITDWMMPEMDGPTIVKTIRAFGETDYTYIIMLTSLQDKDDMLAGMLAGVDEFLTKPIDPEQLRARMRVGKRIMTLQETLAARVRDLEAERQHVRMLQGFLPICAYCKKIRDDENLWSQIEEYISEHQENVQFSHSICPDCFESKVKPMQEAFFAKKASEQIAEVS, from the coding sequence ATGAAGGTCCTCGCCGTTGATGACGACCGCGTTACCTTGATGACGTTGGAGCGACTACTGTCCAAGTTCGGCTATGAAACGTTGACGGCCATGAATGGAACGGAGGCGTTGCGCTGCTTCCTCGAGCACAAGCCCAGAATTCTGATCACGGATTGGATGATGCCGGAAATGGACGGCCCCACTATCGTCAAGACAATTCGTGCTTTTGGAGAAACGGATTACACCTACATCATCATGCTGACATCTCTGCAGGACAAAGACGACATGCTTGCTGGGATGCTTGCCGGTGTGGACGAGTTCCTGACAAAACCGATAGACCCGGAGCAACTGCGAGCGAGGATGCGGGTCGGCAAGCGGATCATGACGCTGCAGGAGACGCTTGCTGCACGGGTCCGCGATCTTGAGGCGGAGCGGCAGCACGTCCGAATGCTGCAAGGTTTTCTGCCGATTTGCGCATATTGCAAGAAGATCCGCGATGACGAAAACCTCTGGTCGCAGATTGAAGAGTATATCTCTGAGCATCAGGAAAACGTGCAGTTTTCCCACTCAATATGTCCCGATTGCTTTGAGTCAAAGGTCAAGCCCATGCAAGAGGCATTCTTCGCGAAGAAAGCCTCCGAGCAGATTGCCGAAGTTAGCTGA
- the deoC gene encoding deoxyribose-phosphate aldolase codes for MTRDQAAAFIDHTLLKAEATSAQIEKLCDEAVHYKFKTVCVNSRFVKSCTKRLQGSGVTVCTVVGFPLGAMSTEAKLAEATLAIADGALEVDMVLWIGGLLSGEDDLVANDIGQLAYACRERGAVLKVIFETAVLSEPQIVRACRLCIVAGAHWVKTSTGFGAGGATVEAVKLMHREVAPNGLKVKASGGIRTLADFKRMIEAGAERIGTSSGVAILDEIP; via the coding sequence ATGACTCGTGATCAAGCCGCAGCTTTCATAGACCACACCCTTCTCAAGGCGGAAGCGACCTCAGCGCAGATTGAGAAATTGTGCGATGAGGCGGTACATTACAAATTTAAGACAGTCTGTGTCAATTCCCGATTTGTCAAGTCATGCACCAAACGCCTGCAGGGCAGTGGAGTAACTGTGTGCACTGTCGTGGGATTTCCGCTCGGCGCGATGAGCACCGAGGCGAAGCTTGCGGAGGCGACACTTGCAATCGCCGACGGCGCATTAGAAGTAGACATGGTATTGTGGATTGGTGGTCTTCTGAGCGGAGAGGACGACTTGGTTGCAAATGACATAGGCCAACTCGCGTATGCCTGCCGTGAACGCGGTGCGGTCCTCAAAGTCATTTTTGAAACTGCGGTACTCTCCGAACCACAGATCGTTCGTGCTTGCCGGCTTTGTATTGTAGCCGGCGCTCATTGGGTGAAAACGTCAACTGGATTTGGTGCAGGCGGAGCGACTGTCGAAGCAGTCAAATTGATGCATCGTGAGGTTGCGCCTAATGGACTGAAGGTAAAGGCTTCAGGAGGGATTCGCACACTTGCCGATTTTAAGCGGATGATTGAAGCGGGAGCCGAGCGCATTGGAACCTCCAGTGGCGTGGCGATTCTGGATGAAATTCCATGA
- a CDS encoding redoxin domain-containing protein, translating into MPRPQLPLNRVLAPEFPRNFAWVNTDRPLYVQEDLRGRIVVLDFWTYCCINCMHILPDLDYIEKKYASEPVVVIGVHSAKFDNEGDQQNILTACQRYNINHPVIVDEHHRIWTEYGVRAWPTLGIIDAEGRVVGQLSGEGNREILDGIIAALLDEGRDKGVLAAGPPDFKRNSRVPARSGLSFPGKVLARKDRVFIADSNHDRIIVADSSGKVISIAGSGLKGRSDGGFADAEFNNPQGMDWDEQRDLLYVADTDNHLIRRLDLKSRAVTTISGTGEQVYDRLGGGIGTAQGLNSPWDVVLDGNTLYIAMAGPHQLWTLDLPTGVARAWVGSGREDITDGIGTRTAALAQPSGLALHGEWLYFADSEVSAVRRADVKTTAVETLVGTGLFDFGDRTGSFNRTLLQHPLGVAIHNGDVIVADTYNHKIKRLDLESKQSSDVIGSGKPNRQTEDSGELSLYEPGGLSVSGNWLYIADTNHDRIIRMSLSDRRWSEFHLMGLRSMESLMLKHDFEAEATVNFQRGSDLTLLLNVSLPSGVHLNRDAPVGYAVAGGDSALEGLAASAELPVRVMLPASTLSDKAELSVMLSLAYCTDKNMGLCVPISVGWKVFLQESPDATQEAELRATVDGLPN; encoded by the coding sequence ATGCCTCGTCCGCAACTGCCCTTGAATCGTGTCCTTGCACCGGAATTTCCGCGGAATTTCGCATGGGTTAATACCGACCGACCTCTGTACGTGCAAGAGGATTTAAGAGGGCGCATTGTCGTCCTCGACTTCTGGACTTACTGCTGCATCAACTGCATGCATATTTTACCGGACCTTGACTATATCGAGAAGAAATACGCCTCGGAGCCTGTAGTTGTAATCGGAGTGCATTCAGCCAAATTTGATAATGAGGGAGATCAACAGAACATCCTCACCGCCTGCCAGCGCTACAATATCAACCATCCTGTGATTGTGGACGAGCACCATCGGATCTGGACAGAGTATGGCGTGCGTGCCTGGCCGACGCTGGGGATAATTGACGCAGAAGGCCGAGTTGTCGGGCAGCTTTCAGGCGAAGGAAACCGTGAGATACTGGACGGAATCATTGCGGCACTGCTCGATGAAGGCCGCGACAAGGGCGTGCTTGCTGCAGGACCACCGGACTTCAAGCGGAACTCGCGTGTCCCTGCCCGATCGGGACTGTCATTCCCCGGAAAAGTTCTCGCACGAAAAGACAGGGTGTTCATCGCGGACTCCAACCACGATCGCATCATCGTCGCGGATAGCAGCGGCAAAGTGATCTCGATAGCGGGGTCTGGATTGAAAGGGAGAAGCGACGGCGGTTTTGCGGATGCGGAATTCAACAATCCGCAGGGAATGGATTGGGATGAGCAGCGTGATCTTCTCTACGTCGCCGACACAGACAATCATCTCATCCGAAGACTTGATTTGAAGTCGAGAGCCGTCACAACAATCAGCGGCACAGGTGAACAGGTGTACGATCGGCTAGGCGGGGGCATAGGCACAGCGCAAGGCTTGAACAGTCCGTGGGACGTGGTACTTGACGGCAACACACTGTACATTGCCATGGCAGGACCCCACCAATTGTGGACGCTTGATCTGCCGACGGGAGTTGCACGCGCCTGGGTTGGCTCGGGACGTGAAGACATCACAGATGGCATTGGCACGCGAACAGCCGCGCTTGCTCAGCCATCGGGACTCGCCCTGCATGGTGAGTGGCTCTACTTCGCAGATAGCGAGGTGAGTGCGGTCCGCCGTGCTGATGTCAAGACGACCGCTGTGGAGACTCTGGTGGGAACAGGTTTGTTTGACTTTGGCGATCGTACCGGTTCTTTCAACCGGACACTTCTTCAGCATCCGCTCGGCGTGGCCATACACAACGGCGACGTGATTGTTGCCGATACGTACAATCACAAGATCAAGCGGCTCGATCTTGAGAGCAAACAGTCAAGCGATGTCATCGGATCCGGCAAGCCGAATCGTCAAACGGAAGATTCCGGCGAACTTTCTCTCTACGAACCCGGCGGCCTCTCAGTTAGCGGAAACTGGCTCTACATTGCCGACACAAATCATGACCGGATAATTCGTATGTCACTTAGCGACCGGCGTTGGTCGGAATTCCATCTCATGGGACTGCGATCGATGGAAAGTTTGATGCTCAAGCATGATTTCGAAGCCGAAGCGACCGTGAACTTTCAACGGGGTAGTGACTTGACACTGCTGCTAAATGTCTCACTTCCCTCCGGAGTGCATCTGAATCGGGACGCACCTGTGGGTTACGCGGTCGCGGGTGGCGATTCAGCCCTTGAAGGACTGGCCGCAAGCGCCGAACTTCCAGTGCGTGTAATGCTTCCTGCATCCACACTTTCAGACAAAGCGGAACTTTCTGTGATGCTGTCGCTCGCTTACTGTACGGACAAAAACATGGGGCTTTGCGTTCCGATCTCAGTTGGATGGAAGGTGTTCCTGCAGGAGTCACCCGACGCAACGCAAGAGGCCGAACTAAGAGCGACGGTCGACGGTTTGCCAAATTGA
- the trxB gene encoding thioredoxin-disulfide reductase, which translates to MSRVVHNVIIIGSGPAGLTAAIYAGRANLNPVVIDGIQPGGQLMITSDVENYPGFPEGILGPELMDRFRAQAARFNTTFVEDEATSIEVSSRPFKVNLGSSEPLYGHAVILASGASAKWLGLENEKKLQGRGVSACATCDGFFFREKVVAVVGGGDTALEEASYLTRHASKVYLIHRRDAFRGSKIMQDRVLTNPKVEVIWNTVIEDVLSDPAQTHVNGLRIRNVVTNELRDLPIDGFFVAIGHEPNTKIIRDILKTDDNGYVLHVPDSSETDIEGLFVAGDVHDHHYRQAITAAGSGCMAAIDAEKWLEAEAHAGNLKLAEEAVA; encoded by the coding sequence ATGAGCCGCGTTGTTCACAATGTTATCATTATTGGCTCCGGTCCTGCCGGACTTACGGCAGCTATCTATGCCGGGCGCGCCAATCTGAACCCCGTCGTCATCGATGGCATCCAGCCCGGTGGCCAACTCATGATTACCAGCGATGTCGAGAATTATCCCGGGTTTCCCGAAGGCATTCTGGGACCGGAGTTGATGGATCGCTTCCGCGCGCAGGCCGCACGCTTCAACACGACGTTCGTGGAAGATGAAGCTACCTCAATTGAAGTGTCCTCGCGTCCGTTCAAAGTGAATCTCGGTTCAAGCGAGCCGCTGTATGGACACGCTGTTATACTCGCGTCAGGCGCCTCCGCCAAGTGGCTCGGTCTCGAAAACGAGAAGAAGTTGCAAGGACGCGGAGTTTCAGCTTGCGCCACGTGTGACGGTTTCTTCTTTCGCGAGAAAGTGGTCGCGGTGGTCGGTGGCGGAGACACCGCGCTTGAAGAGGCGTCTTATCTGACCCGCCACGCCTCGAAAGTCTATCTCATTCACCGGCGCGATGCGTTTCGCGGCTCCAAAATCATGCAGGATCGCGTCCTGACCAATCCGAAAGTCGAAGTGATTTGGAATACGGTCATCGAAGATGTCCTGTCCGATCCCGCGCAGACGCATGTCAACGGTCTGCGCATTCGCAATGTTGTGACGAATGAATTGCGTGACTTGCCCATCGACGGCTTCTTTGTCGCGATTGGTCATGAACCGAATACGAAGATCATTCGTGATATCTTGAAAACAGACGACAACGGATACGTTCTGCACGTGCCGGATTCATCCGAGACCGACATCGAAGGCTTGTTCGTAGCAGGTGACGTGCATGACCATCACTATCGGCAGGCGATCACCGCGGCCGGTTCAGGCTGCATGGCGGCCATTGACGCCGAGAAGTGGCTGGAAGCTGAAGCCCACGCCGGCAACTTGAAACTTGCTGAAGAGGCAGTAGCCTGA
- a CDS encoding shikimate dehydrogenase — protein sequence MAYRLGLIGEHIASSLSPVLFSWAFQQTGSSGSYTLFDFPRRLARSFLLRARVDWDGLNVTAPHKDLAYSLCDELSETASSARAVNTLLRRQSKLIGYNTDVAGFRYALEQKLESVSRTDRVLIIGTGGAARACMVAVAQIASPVEIAVASRRPADALERVSTVLPSPFAPTLLTHTKARKRLPDFDLIVQATPVGSVAHPGFPLDPPFAFKAGALVFDLVYAPRKTLFLEAAKSFNTVTENGLLMLLAQAAESFQIWTGKPFPLEIAVRELLPELRNS from the coding sequence ATGGCCTATCGTCTTGGACTAATTGGCGAGCATATCGCCTCGAGCTTGTCTCCCGTGCTCTTCTCATGGGCATTTCAGCAAACGGGTTCGTCGGGAAGTTATACGCTCTTTGACTTTCCACGCAGGTTGGCGCGCTCTTTCTTGTTGCGGGCTCGTGTGGACTGGGACGGACTGAATGTCACGGCGCCGCACAAAGATTTGGCGTACTCCCTTTGCGATGAGCTTTCGGAGACGGCATCTTCCGCGCGGGCTGTGAATACGTTGTTGCGCAGACAAAGCAAGCTAATCGGCTATAACACCGATGTGGCCGGTTTCCGCTATGCCCTCGAGCAAAAACTTGAATCCGTTTCGCGCACGGACCGCGTTTTGATCATTGGAACGGGCGGGGCCGCCCGCGCCTGCATGGTCGCGGTTGCACAGATCGCTTCTCCTGTCGAAATTGCAGTGGCTTCGCGGAGGCCGGCCGATGCACTGGAGCGCGTTTCCACAGTTCTGCCAAGTCCCTTTGCGCCGACTTTGTTGACACACACAAAGGCTCGCAAACGTCTCCCAGACTTCGACCTGATAGTGCAGGCAACACCGGTCGGAAGCGTTGCACACCCGGGATTTCCCCTCGACCCCCCGTTTGCATTTAAGGCGGGCGCATTGGTCTTTGACTTGGTTTATGCGCCGCGTAAGACGCTCTTTCTGGAAGCCGCAAAGTCCTTTAACACAGTCACGGAAAACGGGTTGCTGATGCTGCTGGCGCAGGCCGCTGAAAGTTTTCAAATCTGGACCGGCAAGCCGTTCCCGCTTGAGATTGCTGTGCGTGAATTGCTGCCCGAACTGCGCAACTCATGA
- the aroB gene encoding 3-dehydroquinate synthase, whose translation MDSFELKTSSGTVPIRFSASGFAWVANEIDSFYHARRPRILIVTDEHVALHYLAELTSALTRRSFECSQHVLPPGEEQKNSMRLNEILDALAINRFARDDLIIALGGGVVTDIAGFAASVYQRGIAWVAVPTSLLGMVDAAIGGKTGINHPLGKNLIGAFHQPSLVLAPLAALDTLPQRDLLAGAAEIVKSALIAGGEFWQQIELAGPNALLWTPEQVRDFATRAASVKTGIVERDERESGQRMLLNLGHTFGHALEHASGYGNLRHGEAVFYGLRATVWMSLYTETLHPKRADELLGWLSKLPLPAAECDSTALLGALQADKKAAERNLRWILLQDAGRAIVSSDVSSAVVAECANWLCKVVKQGTPANPKSPRKLRVLVINGPNLNLLGLREPAVYGTATYDELLILCGDTARELGLEVMVRQSNHEGEFVDLLQWGRRWADAFVLNPGGYTHTSVAIRDALAAANVPAVEVHISDPEAREPFRHDSLIRDLCRATVKGEGIHGYRWALDRVAQLVPETSRLHNR comes from the coding sequence ATGGACTCGTTTGAACTGAAGACTTCCTCGGGAACCGTGCCCATTCGATTCTCAGCTTCCGGCTTTGCCTGGGTTGCGAACGAGATTGATTCGTTTTACCACGCGAGACGTCCGCGAATCCTAATCGTAACCGATGAACATGTCGCTCTGCACTACCTTGCCGAATTGACTTCCGCGTTGACCCGCAGGAGCTTTGAGTGTTCGCAGCATGTGTTGCCACCCGGTGAAGAGCAGAAGAACTCCATGCGGTTGAACGAGATTCTGGACGCTCTTGCGATCAATCGATTTGCCCGGGATGACCTTATCATCGCGCTCGGCGGTGGAGTCGTGACTGATATCGCAGGGTTTGCAGCGAGTGTCTATCAACGCGGAATCGCGTGGGTTGCCGTTCCGACATCGCTGCTGGGAATGGTGGACGCTGCGATAGGCGGCAAGACGGGAATCAACCATCCGCTGGGCAAGAACCTGATTGGGGCGTTCCACCAGCCGTCGCTCGTGCTGGCGCCTCTCGCTGCTTTAGACACTCTGCCGCAACGTGATTTGCTGGCGGGAGCCGCAGAGATCGTGAAAAGCGCGCTGATCGCCGGCGGAGAATTTTGGCAGCAAATCGAACTTGCCGGACCGAACGCACTCTTGTGGACACCTGAGCAAGTTCGGGACTTCGCGACGAGAGCGGCATCTGTTAAGACTGGCATCGTCGAGCGCGATGAACGCGAAAGCGGCCAGCGAATGCTGCTCAATCTCGGACACACCTTCGGCCACGCGCTGGAACATGCGTCTGGCTATGGAAATCTGCGGCACGGAGAAGCGGTGTTTTATGGTTTGAGAGCAACGGTCTGGATGTCGCTCTACACGGAAACCCTTCATCCTAAGCGCGCAGATGAACTTCTTGGATGGCTGTCGAAACTGCCTTTGCCTGCTGCAGAATGCGACTCCACTGCTCTTTTGGGTGCGCTGCAGGCGGACAAGAAGGCGGCGGAGCGGAACCTGCGTTGGATCTTATTGCAAGACGCGGGGCGGGCGATTGTCTCTTCCGATGTCAGTTCAGCAGTCGTTGCCGAATGCGCAAATTGGCTCTGCAAGGTTGTCAAGCAGGGAACACCTGCAAATCCCAAGTCGCCACGAAAACTGCGTGTGCTCGTTATTAACGGCCCGAATCTGAATTTGCTCGGTCTACGGGAGCCTGCAGTTTATGGCACCGCCACGTATGATGAGTTGCTGATTCTGTGCGGCGATACCGCTCGGGAATTGGGCTTGGAAGTCATGGTGCGTCAGAGTAATCACGAAGGCGAATTCGTCGACCTTCTGCAGTGGGGACGCCGTTGGGCAGACGCCTTTGTGCTGAATCCGGGTGGCTATACTCACACTTCTGTGGCAATTCGAGACGCTCTCGCTGCGGCCAATGTCCCGGCTGTTGAAGTGCACATCTCGGATCCTGAGGCAAGGGAACCCTTCCGTCATGATTCGTTGATTCGCGACTTATGCCGCGCGACCGTCAAAGGAGAAGGCATTCACGGGTATCGCTGGGCGCTCGATCGGGTGGCTCAACTTGTGCCGGAAACCTCCCGTCTCCACAACCGTTAA
- the aroC gene encoding chorismate synthase: protein MRLLTAGESHGPSLTGILEGLPSGLAVSESEIALDLSRRQRGYGRGDRMKIEKDQARIVAGVRYGMTLGSPLALIIDNLDWENWQGKMAVGDPGTQNQTERLSSPRPGHADFAGAMKYHHDDIRNVIERSSARETAMRVALAAVCRKFFAEFGIRVYSHVVKIAGVSASSPQKNEPLSEFFARVEESPVRCGDRVAEHQMIEAIDRAVDAKDTVGGVFEVIVDGLPVGVGSHVHYDRRLDGILAQAMLSIHAAKGVEFGMGFGVSDVFGSQVHDRMYPAPHGVVRTSNSAGGIEGGMSNGERLVMRVAMKPLSTLMQPLDSVNLATGEAVQALRERSDVCVVPAAGIVGEAMTLIALMNPFMEKFGGDSMTEIRAHVQSTPPSPWQ from the coding sequence ATTCGTTTGCTGACGGCAGGAGAGAGTCACGGGCCGAGTCTGACTGGTATCCTCGAAGGTCTGCCATCAGGACTTGCAGTTTCTGAATCTGAAATCGCGCTTGATCTGTCCCGCAGGCAGCGAGGTTATGGCCGAGGCGACAGAATGAAAATCGAGAAGGATCAAGCCAGAATCGTTGCGGGTGTTCGGTACGGAATGACACTGGGATCTCCACTCGCACTGATTATTGACAACCTCGATTGGGAAAATTGGCAGGGCAAGATGGCGGTGGGAGATCCGGGTACACAGAATCAAACTGAGAGACTCTCGAGTCCACGGCCCGGCCATGCGGACTTCGCTGGCGCGATGAAATATCATCATGATGATATTCGCAATGTTATTGAACGATCTTCGGCGCGCGAAACGGCAATGCGTGTTGCGCTCGCGGCTGTCTGTCGAAAGTTCTTTGCCGAGTTTGGTATTCGCGTCTACAGCCATGTTGTGAAGATCGCAGGAGTGTCCGCCTCATCGCCGCAAAAGAACGAGCCGTTAAGCGAGTTCTTTGCCCGAGTAGAGGAAAGCCCTGTCCGGTGCGGCGATCGGGTTGCAGAGCACCAGATGATCGAGGCCATCGACCGAGCGGTTGACGCCAAAGATACGGTCGGCGGAGTTTTTGAAGTGATTGTTGATGGACTGCCCGTCGGAGTAGGAAGCCACGTGCATTACGACCGTCGGCTCGATGGCATTCTTGCTCAGGCCATGCTCTCGATTCACGCTGCCAAAGGAGTTGAGTTCGGAATGGGATTTGGCGTATCTGATGTTTTCGGCAGTCAGGTGCATGACAGGATGTATCCTGCCCCTCATGGTGTCGTGCGCACGAGCAATTCGGCTGGCGGAATCGAAGGCGGAATGTCGAACGGTGAGCGACTGGTCATGCGCGTGGCGATGAAGCCGCTTTCCACTCTCATGCAGCCGCTCGACTCTGTGAATCTGGCAACCGGTGAAGCAGTACAAGCGCTGCGAGAGCGAAGTGACGTCTGTGTTGTTCCCGCTGCCGGAATCGTCGGCGAAGCAATGACTCTAATCGCTTTGATGAACCCCTTTATGGAAAAGTTCGGCGGTGACTCGATGACTGAGATTCGCGCGCACGTTCAATCAACCCCGCCGTCACCGTGGCAATAG
- the aroA gene encoding 3-phosphoshikimate 1-carboxyvinyltransferase: MENKFATARVTAAEQPLRARITLSGDKSVSIRRALFSLLESRPVLLENFGTGADCQTALTCIETLGKQVKREGNQLVISGEATRSGMTLDCRNSGTTARMLMGMLAGREGEWRIIGDESLSRRPMGRVAEPLQLMGAKIDLQKGGTLPARILGTDLQGREHDLPFASAQVKSALLLAGLFARGMTRVREPFASRDHTERLLGLRQSEDGFWSVMREMTADHTPELSGLIPGDLSSAAFWAVAALLVPDSEISIENVLLNPLRAGWFEILRRAGANVSASVSEMVCAEPMGTIAVRAGKLSPMHVKAAEVPTVIDEIPVLAVLAASIDGESVFEQVGELRLKESDRLTVIAENVNALGAKASVRGDNLHIRGVAKLHGAAIDTQRDHRIAMAFALAGLVAKGELTIQQADCAAISYPEFFRELSQYFPNSVSLT, translated from the coding sequence GTGGAAAATAAGTTCGCAACCGCGCGAGTTACGGCTGCCGAACAGCCGCTACGCGCGCGAATTACTCTTTCGGGTGACAAATCTGTCTCGATTCGTCGGGCACTCTTCTCGCTGCTTGAGTCACGACCCGTTTTGCTGGAGAACTTCGGAACCGGCGCCGACTGCCAGACTGCTCTAACTTGCATCGAAACGCTTGGCAAGCAGGTCAAGCGCGAAGGCAATCAGCTTGTCATCAGCGGTGAGGCCACTCGCTCCGGTATGACGCTTGATTGTCGGAACTCAGGAACGACCGCAAGAATGCTGATGGGCATGCTGGCAGGACGTGAAGGAGAGTGGAGGATCATCGGCGACGAATCGCTGAGCCGTAGACCGATGGGACGGGTCGCTGAGCCGTTGCAACTGATGGGTGCCAAGATTGACTTGCAGAAAGGCGGGACTCTTCCCGCCCGCATTCTCGGAACTGATTTGCAGGGCAGAGAACACGACTTGCCTTTCGCAAGTGCACAAGTCAAGAGTGCGCTGTTGCTCGCCGGTCTCTTTGCACGCGGCATGACAAGAGTGCGTGAGCCTTTCGCTTCAAGGGATCACACAGAAAGATTACTGGGGCTGCGGCAGAGTGAGGATGGTTTCTGGAGCGTCATGCGCGAAATGACTGCGGATCATACACCTGAACTTAGTGGCCTGATTCCAGGAGATCTTTCAAGCGCTGCCTTCTGGGCGGTAGCAGCTCTGCTTGTTCCCGACTCTGAAATTTCGATTGAAAATGTACTCCTGAATCCCCTCCGTGCGGGATGGTTCGAGATTCTTCGGCGTGCCGGAGCCAATGTCTCCGCATCGGTAAGCGAAATGGTTTGTGCCGAACCGATGGGGACGATTGCAGTTCGTGCCGGTAAACTTTCACCGATGCACGTAAAAGCCGCCGAAGTGCCCACAGTTATTGACGAAATTCCCGTCCTCGCCGTGCTGGCCGCCTCCATTGATGGTGAATCCGTTTTTGAGCAGGTCGGAGAGCTGCGCCTCAAGGAAAGCGATCGCCTGACGGTGATAGCCGAGAATGTCAATGCGTTGGGTGCGAAGGCAAGCGTGCGCGGAGATAACCTGCATATCCGTGGTGTCGCGAAGTTGCATGGCGCAGCGATTGATACGCAGCGCGACCATCGCATTGCAATGGCCTTTGCGCTTGCAGGGTTGGTCGCCAAAGGAGAGTTGACCATTCAGCAGGCGGACTGCGCCGCAATTTCCTACCCTGAGTTTTTCAGGGAACTTTCACAATACTTCCCGAATTCAGTATCACTCACTTGA